The following are from one region of the Prevotella communis genome:
- a CDS encoding NADH-quinone oxidoreductase subunit B: MEVRKPSIKSLPYDEFKDNESLEKIVDELHEGGVNVVTGNLDSLINWGRSNSLWSLTFATSCCGIEFMACGCSRYDFSRFGFEVTRNSPRQADLIMCAGTITHKMAPALKRLYDEMAEPKYVVAVGGCAISGGPFKQSYHVVKGIEEIVPVDVFIPGCPPRPEAILYGMMQLQRKVKIEKFFGGANHKQTKEEAALGVSNEELTYGRGGKKPIVVTEVPAEFTESLKKEQEEAK, from the coding sequence ATGGAAGTAAGAAAACCATCAATCAAGTCTCTGCCATACGACGAGTTCAAGGATAACGAGTCGTTGGAGAAAATCGTTGACGAGCTCCATGAGGGCGGTGTCAACGTCGTAACCGGTAACTTGGATTCCCTGATTAACTGGGGACGTTCTAACTCACTGTGGTCACTCACTTTCGCCACTTCATGCTGCGGTATTGAATTCATGGCTTGCGGTTGTTCACGCTATGACTTCTCACGCTTTGGCTTCGAGGTGACACGTAACTCACCACGTCAGGCCGACCTGATTATGTGTGCTGGTACTATCACACACAAGATGGCTCCTGCACTGAAGCGTCTGTACGACGAGATGGCAGAGCCTAAGTATGTGGTTGCCGTTGGTGGCTGCGCCATCAGTGGCGGTCCCTTCAAGCAGAGCTATCACGTAGTAAAGGGTATCGAGGAAATCGTTCCCGTGGACGTATTCATTCCTGGCTGTCCTCCCCGTCCGGAGGCCATCCTCTACGGTATGATGCAGCTGCAGCGTAAGGTGAAGATTGAGAAATTCTTTGGTGGTGCCAACCATAAGCAGACCAAGGAAGAGGCTGCCCTGGGCGTCTCTAACGAGGAACTGACCTACGGACGCGGTGGCAAGAAGCCCATCGTGGTGACTGAGGTACCTGCCGAGTTTACTGAATCACTTAAAAAAGAACAGGAGGAAGCGAAATGA
- a CDS encoding NADH-quinone oxidoreductase subunit A: protein MNFTMLITVLMTAITLVAAAYVMAKLLGPRSYNKIKGEPFECGIPTHGSSWIPINVGYYLFAILFLMFDVETVFLYPWAVVVKDFGPMALLSIGFFLVVLVFGLAYAWRKGALEWK, encoded by the coding sequence ATGAATTTCACAATGTTAATTACCGTCCTCATGACGGCTATTACACTGGTGGCAGCTGCCTATGTGATGGCAAAACTATTGGGTCCGCGTTCTTATAACAAGATTAAGGGAGAGCCGTTTGAGTGCGGTATCCCAACGCACGGATCCAGTTGGATTCCCATTAACGTAGGTTATTATTTGTTTGCCATCCTCTTTCTCATGTTCGATGTAGAAACCGTGTTTCTGTATCCGTGGGCTGTGGTTGTGAAGGACTTCGGACCGATGGCTCTGCTGTCAATCGGGTTCTTCCTGGTAGTATTAGTATTTGGCTTGGCTTATGCTTGGCGGAAAGGAGCACTGGAATGGAAGTAA